One uncultured Fusobacterium sp. DNA window includes the following coding sequences:
- a CDS encoding DUF4438 domain-containing protein: MIKTNKEFLVKQSVGGKVHSPIVASPYRISRDGIPMILPATGGISYNVKVGDSCMKWIGDHVEPGVSIRNENTNENNALMLLGCIGNEAKVMSGDAKGATGFVTGGHGGIEHTLVYFDDETLEKLNIDDKILVKAFGQGLKIEGFDDIVCMNIDPELLEKMDIRVTEDGCLEVPVATEIPPYLMGSGVGSSTAFSGDYDIMTGDKEANEKYGINELRFGDIVLLQDCNNCFGRDYLKGSVTIGVVVHSDCVKAGHGPGVTAIMSCPTSKIKGRKDKNANIAYYMNVMR; encoded by the coding sequence ATGATAAAAACAAATAAAGAATTTTTAGTTAAACAATCAGTTGGAGGAAAGGTTCACAGTCCTATTGTAGCTTCACCTTATAGAATTTCTAGAGATGGAATCCCTATGATACTTCCTGCTACTGGAGGAATTTCATATAATGTAAAAGTTGGAGATTCTTGCATGAAATGGATTGGAGACCATGTTGAGCCTGGAGTAAGTATTAGAAATGAAAATACAAATGAAAATAATGCTCTTATGTTACTTGGTTGCATAGGAAATGAAGCTAAGGTTATGTCAGGAGATGCAAAGGGAGCTACTGGTTTTGTAACTGGTGGACATGGTGGTATTGAGCATACATTAGTATATTTTGATGATGAAACTTTAGAAAAATTAAATATAGATGATAAAATTTTAGTTAAAGCTTTTGGACAAGGATTAAAAATAGAAGGATTTGATGATATAGTTTGTATGAATATAGATCCAGAACTTTTAGAAAAAATGGATATCAGAGTTACTGAAGATGGATGCCTAGAAGTTCCAGTAGCTACAGAGATACCACCATATTTAATGGGTTCTGGTGTTGGAAGTTCAACAGCTTTCTCTGGAGATTATGATATTATGACCGGAGATAAAGAAGCAAATGAAAAATATGGTATCAATGAGTTAAGATTTGGAGATATAGTTCTTCTTCAAGATTGTAACAACTGCTTTGGAAGAGATTACTTGAAAGGATCTGTTACTATTGGGGTTGTAGTTCACAGCGACTGTGTAAAAGCTGGACATGGACCTGGAGTAACAGCTATAATGAGCTGCCCTACTTCTAAAATTAAAGGAAGAAAAGATAAAAACGCTAATATAGCTTATTATATGAATGTTATGAGATAA
- a CDS encoding YifB family Mg chelatase-like AAA ATPase: MNIRVFSSSYLGVEPYLIEVEIDISNGLPIFSIVGLGDTAISESKDRIKTALKNCDYKVEPKRMIVNLSPAGIKKEGAQFDLPIAVGIMLAMGYIRDKNSVLDNYIFLGELSLDGKVRGIKGIINSMILAKEKNYTGVVLPLENLEEASLIEGIDIIPVSHLKEVADFISNNTKPIFEKPQRKLNIEYKVDFNEVKGQTLAKRGMEIAAAGGHNILLIGSPGSGKSMLAKRMITILPPMTENEIIQSTKIYSVAGELNSENPIINKRPFRAPHHTSSPTAIIGGGKKISPGEITLASNGILLLDELAEFPRSVLESLRQPLEDGKIFITRAHYKVNFPSKFLLVGTSNPCPCGFYFEGGKCSCSQHEVTKYMKKLSGPIMDRIDIHIEMRRLSEDELMNSSVAESSEEIRKRVIKVRKIQRERFGNDETLNSNMSSLDIKKYCKILPEDREYFKSAVQMLGISARGYDKILKTARTIADLDESIEIKRFHLMEALSFRRK; encoded by the coding sequence ATGAATATTAGAGTTTTTAGTTCTAGTTATTTAGGTGTTGAACCTTACTTAATAGAAGTAGAAATAGATATTAGCAATGGACTTCCTATTTTTTCAATAGTAGGATTAGGAGATACTGCTATTTCTGAAAGTAAAGATAGAATAAAAACAGCTCTGAAAAATTGTGATTATAAAGTTGAACCAAAAAGAATGATAGTTAATCTATCCCCAGCAGGGATAAAAAAAGAGGGGGCTCAATTTGACTTACCAATAGCTGTGGGAATAATGTTGGCTATGGGATATATTAGAGATAAAAATAGTGTTTTAGATAACTATATTTTTCTTGGAGAGCTATCCCTTGATGGAAAGGTAAGAGGAATAAAAGGAATAATAAATAGTATGATTTTAGCTAAGGAAAAAAATTATACAGGTGTTGTCCTTCCTCTAGAAAATTTAGAAGAGGCTAGTTTAATTGAGGGAATAGATATTATTCCTGTATCTCATTTAAAAGAGGTAGCAGATTTTATAAGTAATAACACTAAACCTATTTTTGAAAAACCTCAAAGAAAATTGAATATAGAGTATAAAGTTGATTTTAATGAGGTAAAAGGTCAAACACTAGCTAAAAGAGGGATGGAGATTGCAGCAGCAGGTGGACATAATATTCTTTTAATAGGTAGTCCAGGTTCAGGAAAATCAATGTTAGCAAAGAGAATGATAACAATTTTACCACCTATGACAGAAAATGAGATAATTCAAAGTACTAAAATTTATAGCGTTGCTGGAGAGTTAAATAGTGAAAATCCTATTATTAACAAACGTCCTTTTAGAGCTCCTCACCATACCAGTTCACCAACAGCTATTATAGGTGGTGGAAAAAAGATAAGCCCTGGAGAGATAACTTTAGCATCAAATGGAATTTTACTTTTAGATGAGTTAGCAGAGTTTCCAAGAAGTGTATTAGAAAGTTTACGTCAACCATTAGAAGATGGAAAAATCTTTATAACAAGGGCACACTATAAGGTGAATTTTCCAAGCAAATTTTTATTAGTAGGAACGAGCAACCCTTGTCCATGTGGCTTTTATTTTGAAGGGGGTAAATGCAGTTGTTCTCAACATGAAGTTACTAAATATATGAAAAAGCTTTCAGGTCCTATTATGGATAGAATAGATATTCATATTGAGATGAGAAGATTATCAGAAGATGAGCTTATGAATAGTTCTGTTGCAGAGAGTTCAGAAGAGATTAGAAAAAGGGTTATAAAGGTTAGAAAGATCCAAAGAGAAAGGTTTGGAAATGATGAAACTTTAAATAGTAATATGTCATCTTTAGATATAAAGAAATATTGTAAGATTTTGCCAGAAGATAGAGAGTATTTTAAAAGTGCTGTTCAGATGTTAGGAATTTCAGCTAGAGGTTATGATAAAATTTTAAAAACTGCTAGAACAATAGCTGATTTAGATGAGAGTATTGAGATAAAACGTTTTCATTTGATGGAGGCTCTTTCATTTAGAAGAAAATAG
- a CDS encoding ACT domain-containing protein: MKCVITVFGKDKVGIIAKTCAYLSEVNINILDISQTIVDGYFNMMMIVDISKISKPMEVAAEELKGIGKELGVIVSMQHEDIFNCMHRI; encoded by the coding sequence ATGAAGTGTGTTATTACTGTATTTGGTAAGGATAAAGTAGGTATCATAGCTAAAACATGTGCTTATTTATCAGAGGTAAATATAAATATCCTTGATATTTCTCAAACTATTGTAGATGGATATTTTAATATGATGATGATAGTTGATATTTCTAAAATATCAAAACCTATGGAAGTAGCTGCTGAAGAGCTAAAAGGAATAGGAAAAGAGCTAGGTGTTATTGTTTCAATGCAACATGAAGATATCTTTAATTGTATGCACCGTATCTAA